The following are from one region of the Carnobacterium gallinarum DSM 4847 genome:
- the tyrS gene encoding tyrosine--tRNA ligase has protein sequence MNIIDELQWRDAINQQTDAEGLRELVNTKSISLYCGVDPTGDSMHIGHLIPFMMMKRFQLAGHHPYILIGGATGTIGDPSGRTSERQLQTMEQVQQNVDALTAQMQNLFDFGGNDDVTMVNNYDWTHDLTLLDFLRDFGKNFNINTMLAKDIVSSRLDTGISFTEFTYQILQSMDYLHLFKNHDVQLQIGGADQWGNITAGLDLIRKKEGSEAKAFGLTIPLMLKADGTKFGKTAGGAIWLDPEKTTPFEFYQFWLNQDDRDVVRYLKFFTFLTQEEITALAEKVETEPHKREAQKTLASEMTNFVHGKEALEESEKITAALFTGDVKNLTADEIEEGFRNMPTFEAPKEEKNIVDWLVDLGIEPSKRQAREDITNGAISMNGEKVEDVEAVASPKNSFDERFILIRKGKKNYSLVKLV, from the coding sequence ATGAACATTATTGATGAATTACAATGGCGCGATGCCATTAACCAACAAACAGACGCTGAAGGCTTAAGAGAGCTTGTAAATACAAAGAGTATTTCTCTATATTGTGGAGTAGATCCGACTGGCGATAGTATGCATATCGGTCACTTGATTCCCTTTATGATGATGAAAAGATTTCAATTAGCTGGTCACCATCCTTACATCTTAATCGGTGGCGCAACTGGAACAATCGGCGATCCAAGTGGTCGTACATCAGAACGTCAATTACAAACAATGGAACAAGTTCAACAAAACGTAGATGCCTTAACGGCTCAAATGCAAAATTTATTTGATTTTGGTGGTAATGATGATGTCACAATGGTAAACAACTACGATTGGACACATGATTTAACATTACTTGATTTCTTACGTGATTTTGGTAAAAACTTCAATATTAATACAATGTTAGCGAAAGATATCGTCTCAAGTCGTTTAGATACTGGGATTTCATTTACTGAGTTTACTTACCAAATCCTACAATCAATGGACTACTTGCACCTTTTCAAAAATCATGATGTGCAATTACAAATTGGTGGTGCCGATCAATGGGGCAATATCACTGCTGGATTAGATTTAATTCGTAAAAAAGAAGGCTCTGAAGCAAAAGCCTTTGGTTTAACAATTCCATTGATGCTAAAAGCTGATGGTACTAAATTTGGTAAAACTGCTGGTGGCGCAATCTGGTTAGATCCTGAAAAAACAACACCATTTGAATTCTACCAATTCTGGTTAAACCAAGATGATCGTGATGTTGTGAGATACTTGAAATTCTTCACTTTCTTAACACAAGAAGAAATTACAGCATTAGCTGAAAAAGTTGAAACTGAACCTCACAAACGTGAAGCTCAAAAAACACTTGCTAGCGAAATGACGAACTTTGTTCATGGTAAAGAAGCGTTAGAAGAATCTGAAAAAATTACTGCTGCTTTATTTACCGGGGATGTTAAGAACTTAACTGCTGATGAAATCGAAGAAGGCTTTAGAAATATGCCAACTTTTGAAGCACCTAAAGAAGAAAAAAATATTGTTGATTGGTTAGTTGATTTAGGAATTGAACCTTCAAAACGTCAAGCTCGTGAAGATATCACGAATGGTGCCATTTCTATGAATGGTGAAAAAGTTGAAGATGTAGAAGCTGTTGCTTCTCCAAAAAATTCATTTGATGAACGCTTTATCTTAATTCGTAAAGGTAAGAAAAATTACTCATTAGTTAAATTAGTTTAA
- a CDS encoding glycosyltransferase — MKQEMSSDADQTSRVMIVTSTLPLIHGGRTKSLLSRARMFRDHGVNVSIYTTNYNPNYQEVYDSFIRRGLVYPETKLNNIYDYYRNDKCEKTENNYQDYLNQQFPGWEQLPHFKKYEHSGVTYYYKAGSPLLHISRTVDGKIKNIDLYSPYFYSSYCRIYLDSQQNIHKIRYFESGNQAIVLRDVFLNNSLEEYLIKEFIDFAQKPAESRFILLQSEPRVFNTEKTFFANWFNDLFCDGDIVINDARLLDAPLLDTQKKMKKIFQLHSSHLANPADPASGIKGSYKLILATKDPSSRIITLSEKQKINIQEKVPAMVDRLSVIPHFKQEYKLEFTVNPHKICMISRLSIEKNLDECIRGMSLFHQLYPEYSLDIYGEGEQWAHLNELIQELHLEQVVHLRGYTEKPWEIYQKCAFSLITSNYEGFALSVLESISNGCPVISYQINWGPDEILDEDSGRITQQNTPEALCEAMVEEVRKPLDRTKTRERSKIFSKEVIWDKWCKLIF; from the coding sequence ATGAAACAAGAGATGTCTAGTGATGCTGATCAAACTAGCAGAGTAATGATTGTAACATCGACGCTTCCATTAATACATGGCGGAAGAACAAAGTCGCTACTTTCTCGTGCTAGAATGTTCAGGGATCACGGAGTTAATGTGAGTATATATACAACGAATTATAATCCCAACTATCAAGAGGTATACGATTCCTTCATTAGAAGGGGGCTTGTTTATCCAGAGACAAAGTTAAATAATATTTACGATTATTATAGGAATGACAAGTGTGAAAAAACAGAAAATAATTATCAAGACTATCTGAATCAACAATTTCCTGGTTGGGAGCAGTTGCCTCATTTTAAGAAATATGAGCATAGTGGTGTGACTTACTATTATAAGGCAGGTTCTCCATTACTGCATATCTCTAGAACGGTTGATGGAAAAATTAAAAATATTGATTTATACAGCCCCTATTTCTATTCTTCCTATTGCCGAATTTATTTAGATAGTCAGCAAAATATTCATAAAATTCGTTATTTTGAGAGTGGCAATCAAGCAATTGTCTTACGAGATGTTTTTCTGAATAATTCTCTAGAAGAGTATTTGATAAAGGAGTTTATTGATTTTGCTCAAAAACCTGCAGAGAGTAGATTTATTCTGTTGCAAAGTGAACCAAGAGTATTCAATACAGAGAAAACTTTTTTTGCAAATTGGTTTAATGACTTATTTTGTGACGGGGATATTGTGATTAACGATGCCAGATTATTGGATGCACCGTTATTAGATACTCAGAAAAAAATGAAGAAAATTTTTCAATTACACAGTTCCCATTTAGCCAATCCAGCTGATCCAGCTAGTGGTATCAAAGGAAGTTATAAACTTATTCTTGCAACTAAAGACCCAAGTAGTAGAATTATAACTTTATCAGAAAAACAAAAAATCAACATTCAAGAAAAGGTTCCGGCTATGGTAGATAGACTTTCAGTGATTCCGCATTTTAAGCAAGAATACAAACTCGAATTTACCGTGAATCCCCATAAAATTTGTATGATTAGTCGACTTTCAATTGAGAAAAATCTTGATGAATGTATTCGCGGAATGTCCTTATTTCATCAGCTTTATCCAGAATATAGTTTAGATATTTATGGAGAAGGAGAGCAATGGGCTCATCTTAATGAGTTGATTCAAGAACTTCATTTAGAGCAAGTTGTTCATTTGCGAGGATATACGGAGAAACCTTGGGAGATCTATCAAAAATGTGCCTTTTCATTAATTACAAGCAATTATGAGGGTTTTGCGTTAAGTGTACTAGAGAGCATTTCAAATGGTTGCCCAGTTATTAGTTATCAAATTAATTGGGGACCAGATGAAATCTTAGATGAAGATTCCGGAAGGATTACTCAACAAAATACACCAGAAGCTCTATGTGAAGCGATGGTTGAGGAAGTCAGAAAACCGTTGGATCGGACGAAAACACGAGAGCGATCAAAGATATTTTCTAAAGAAGTTATTTGGGATAAATGGTGCAAATTGATTTTTTAA
- a CDS encoding YerC/YecD family TrpR-related protein, which translates to MQIDKIRDQMLDQFFDGILALESKEDCLAFFDDLLTLNEIKTMVQRYQVAKMLYEKKTYSVIEKETHASTATIARVKRSLFDGNDSYDMLFKRIAATKMDVTEEEETD; encoded by the coding sequence TTGCAGATAGATAAAATACGCGATCAAATGTTAGACCAATTTTTTGATGGTATTTTGGCATTAGAATCAAAAGAAGATTGCTTAGCGTTTTTCGATGATTTACTAACACTTAATGAAATAAAAACGATGGTGCAACGTTATCAAGTAGCAAAAATGTTATATGAAAAGAAGACATACAGTGTGATTGAAAAGGAAACTCATGCAAGTACAGCGACAATTGCTCGAGTAAAACGTTCTTTATTCGATGGAAACGATTCGTATGATATGTTATTCAAACGAATTGCAGCTACTAAAATGGACGTTACGGAAGAAGAAGAAACAGACTAA
- a CDS encoding CDP-glycerol glycerophosphotransferase family protein yields MAKIVYMMSFANNDGELIETLSKEYKEELVLFYTMNTYEYAKKLEKKGVRIYPYRKSFLLLFNGISFFKNAKIILVDNYFPELVLSKKATQYVIQLWHANGAIKKFGWEASDTQQRSLSDQRRFQKVYDSFTNVVVGSDEMAKIVLRSYRLNPQVILPLGIPRTDTLINNTNKNSGTTILYMPTFRSDWKSLKEIIDQAISVFGKFPEKNFLIRLHPTLKLKSSDVRLPNNVKITFDFLSNVFSQSCLLITDYSGVVFDYVLHNKQASVIFYCPDFVRYQENPGIQSQFFLEKIGPKTETIEELEQVLKSFDATVYQDRYTLFAAKWNKYNDGKAQERLLSYIKVLDQKR; encoded by the coding sequence TTGGCTAAAATCGTTTATATGATGAGTTTTGCAAACAATGATGGAGAATTGATAGAAACATTAAGCAAAGAATATAAAGAAGAATTAGTCCTTTTTTACACGATGAATACTTATGAATACGCAAAAAAACTTGAAAAAAAAGGTGTCCGAATTTATCCATACCGCAAGTCCTTTTTATTATTATTCAATGGCATTTCCTTTTTTAAGAATGCAAAAATTATACTAGTAGACAATTATTTCCCTGAATTGGTGTTATCAAAGAAAGCAACACAATATGTAATCCAACTTTGGCATGCAAATGGTGCAATCAAAAAATTTGGTTGGGAAGCTAGTGACACTCAGCAACGAAGTCTCAGTGATCAAAGAAGATTTCAAAAAGTCTATGATAGTTTTACCAATGTAGTTGTTGGTTCAGATGAAATGGCAAAAATAGTTCTACGCAGTTATCGATTAAACCCGCAAGTTATTCTCCCCTTAGGAATCCCCAGAACAGACACACTTATTAATAACACAAACAAAAATAGTGGCACGACGATTCTTTATATGCCGACATTTCGGTCAGATTGGAAGAGTTTAAAGGAAATTATTGATCAAGCCATCAGCGTTTTTGGAAAATTCCCTGAAAAAAATTTTTTAATTAGGTTACATCCAACGTTAAAACTAAAAAGCTCAGATGTCCGTTTACCTAATAACGTTAAGATAACATTTGATTTTTTATCGAATGTATTTAGTCAAAGTTGTCTGTTGATAACTGATTATTCAGGAGTAGTTTTTGACTATGTCTTACACAATAAACAAGCGAGTGTCATTTTTTATTGTCCTGATTTTGTACGCTATCAAGAAAATCCTGGTATTCAGTCTCAGTTTTTTTTAGAAAAAATTGGTCCAAAAACAGAGACTATAGAGGAGTTAGAGCAGGTTTTGAAATCGTTTGATGCTACAGTCTATCAAGATCGCTATACTCTTTTTGCCGCTAAATGGAATAAATACAATGATGGGAAAGCGCAAGAAAGATTGTTGAGCTATATTAAAGTGTTAGATCAAAAGAGGTGA
- a CDS encoding WecB/TagA/CpsF family glycosyltransferase → MDTEIIGGIPVDNVTYAEILSDMKQYIELNQKMLITSVNPQIYLEAKKNDLVKAYIERATHRIPDGVGIVKVSKWHKGKIQKRIIGLEVMNDCLEFANQHGLKIFLYGAKKNIVENASKSIQIRYQNIQVVETIHGYTVMNEQQIVDQINKVKPHFLFVALGSPRQELFLHRNVDQIEANVFLDVGGTFDILGGATKRAPDFFIQHNLEWLYRSIKLKRYYRILQVFIFLWKVFKFTFLGKITRVKKHFNEAERRKNAEEKL, encoded by the coding sequence ATGGACACAGAGATAATCGGCGGCATTCCCGTTGATAATGTAACCTATGCCGAGATTTTATCAGATATGAAGCAATATATTGAACTGAATCAAAAAATGTTAATTACTAGTGTGAATCCACAAATTTATTTAGAAGCCAAAAAAAATGACTTGGTCAAAGCTTATATTGAAAGAGCAACTCATCGTATTCCTGATGGTGTTGGAATAGTGAAGGTTTCCAAATGGCATAAAGGAAAGATTCAAAAGAGAATTATTGGCTTGGAAGTGATGAATGACTGTTTAGAATTTGCCAATCAGCATGGACTGAAAATTTTTTTATACGGTGCCAAAAAAAACATCGTTGAAAATGCTAGTAAATCTATTCAAATAAGGTACCAGAATATCCAAGTTGTAGAGACGATTCACGGATATACGGTGATGAATGAGCAACAAATCGTCGATCAAATCAATAAAGTAAAACCTCATTTTTTGTTTGTAGCTTTAGGTTCCCCTCGACAAGAACTATTTCTTCATAGAAATGTCGATCAGATAGAAGCCAATGTCTTTTTAGATGTAGGTGGTACATTTGATATTTTAGGCGGGGCGACGAAAAGAGCTCCTGATTTTTTTATTCAACATAATTTAGAATGGTTATACCGATCGATTAAGTTGAAAAGATACTACCGAATTCTTCAAGTGTTTATTTTTTTATGGAAAGTATTTAAATTTACTTTTTTGGGGAAAATAACGAGAGTAAAAAAACATTTTAATGAAGCTGAGAGGAGAAAAAATGCTGAAGAAAAGCTGTGA
- a CDS encoding CDP-glycerol glycerophosphotransferase family protein, translated as MLKKSCEWIYRRIATVLFRLFGRRNKTGLFFFESFHGKQYSGNPKAIYEYLKEHYPEFECIWAVKKGYEAPFKQNQVPYVRRMSLKWMYTMARAQYWVVNTRLPLWMEKSKHTIYVQTWHGTPLKKLGLDIQSVTMHGTNTRKYHKDIKQESLRWDYLVSPNQYSTPIFRRAFNYDGPVLEEGYPSNDVFIREAKKPVLGVEIRQKLGLSTETPIVLYAPTWRDNQHNGHGGYSFENQFPFDELLALDPSLVILTRMHYLVEDSADEASENSRVWNMSKYPEIADLFLIADYLITDYSTVMFDFLLMEKPIFLYMYDYEVYKQEIRGLYLTKEDPLPGKVVLTKSDLISEFSQALKTADGTKFSHKLDTSAYVKKEEATFNVIKAIIGG; from the coding sequence ATGCTGAAGAAAAGCTGTGAATGGATATATCGGAGAATAGCGACTGTACTATTTAGGCTATTTGGTCGAAGAAATAAAACGGGTCTATTCTTTTTTGAAAGCTTTCATGGAAAACAATATAGCGGGAATCCTAAAGCAATCTATGAATATCTGAAGGAACACTATCCTGAATTTGAGTGTATCTGGGCAGTTAAAAAAGGGTATGAAGCTCCATTTAAACAAAATCAAGTTCCTTATGTCAGACGAATGAGCTTAAAATGGATGTATACAATGGCACGAGCACAATATTGGGTAGTGAATACAAGATTGCCTTTGTGGATGGAAAAAAGCAAGCATACGATTTATGTCCAGACATGGCATGGTACTCCTCTTAAAAAATTAGGGTTAGACATTCAGTCTGTTACGATGCATGGAACGAACACACGCAAATACCATAAAGATATTAAACAAGAATCGCTTCGTTGGGATTACTTAGTTTCTCCAAATCAGTACAGTACACCGATTTTTAGACGAGCTTTTAATTATGATGGCCCTGTTTTAGAGGAGGGGTACCCTAGCAACGATGTATTCATTCGTGAAGCAAAGAAACCTGTCTTAGGCGTGGAAATTAGACAGAAGCTAGGATTATCAACTGAAACACCGATTGTTTTATATGCTCCAACTTGGAGAGATAATCAGCATAATGGACATGGTGGCTATTCTTTTGAGAACCAGTTTCCCTTTGATGAGCTATTAGCTTTAGATCCAAGTCTTGTTATTTTGACAAGAATGCATTATTTAGTTGAGGATTCAGCTGATGAAGCAAGCGAGAATAGCCGAGTGTGGAATATGTCTAAGTATCCAGAAATTGCCGATTTATTTTTAATCGCAGATTATTTAATCACGGATTACTCAACAGTTATGTTTGATTTTCTTTTAATGGAAAAGCCTATTTTTCTATATATGTATGATTATGAAGTCTATAAACAAGAAATTAGAGGGCTTTATTTAACGAAAGAGGATCCATTACCTGGAAAAGTAGTTTTAACTAAAAGTGATTTAATCAGTGAATTTAGCCAAGCTCTAAAAACAGCTGATGGAACAAAATTCAGTCATAAACTTGATACATCTGCTTATGTGAAAAAAGAAGAAGCAACGTTTAACGTTATTAAAGCAATTATAGGAGGATGA
- the tagD gene encoding glycerol-3-phosphate cytidylyltransferase yields the protein MKRVITYGTFDLLHYGHINLLKSAKEQGDYLIVALSTDEFNWNEKNKKNYFSYEKRKQLLESVRYVDLVIPEKNWNQKVTDMERYYIDTFVMGDDWLGKFDETLAATGVNVVYLSRTPEVSTTQIKNDLYAQEGIK from the coding sequence ATGAAACGAGTAATTACTTACGGAACATTTGATTTGTTACATTATGGTCATATTAACTTATTAAAAAGCGCAAAGGAGCAAGGCGACTATCTGATAGTAGCGTTATCTACGGATGAGTTCAACTGGAATGAAAAAAATAAGAAAAACTATTTTTCTTATGAAAAAAGAAAGCAGTTGCTAGAATCAGTTCGATATGTGGATTTAGTCATCCCAGAAAAAAATTGGAATCAAAAAGTAACAGATATGGAACGTTATTACATTGATACTTTTGTTATGGGAGATGATTGGCTAGGTAAATTTGATGAAACGCTAGCTGCTACAGGAGTGAATGTTGTTTATTTGTCAAGAACTCCAGAGGTTTCAACCACACAAATAAAAAATGATTTGTATGCACAAGAAGGAATCAAATAA
- a CDS encoding CDP-glycerol glycerophosphotransferase family protein → MSTIRLKDIQIKKGLYDCQLEVPAEYSLAEDVQVVLSLRDSAIYIIKQTQWLTDGTLSFYVDSKELISASSIPLNRIEEEFVWNVSVIFDGNMTEKIRVGKGIFQELTDRILLMEHQKISPYFTVKDNFSLQMSNEYDSCLVYLESTYWLDNDLILEGTLIQELGKKGRCELLIKKNDQLMYTKEFSILQNRQRFSILVAKDELIKLPKGQYHFYIQVTDEEISYESQYLYLEKEKNQIMARDSEKLGLQFNNVGKVILAVDEISSLVKVKPSPVSDFFEKADRYIQRNKREKFKAIFNQYKNQPFKETTYIFESFGGRQYSDSPKVIYDELIKRKPNATIVWSIDSDFEREFKKFKIPYVIKGTKKWATAYARAQFWITNARLPLWFSKNPHTHYIQTWHGSPLKKLGVDIDKVVMPGTSTKAYKKNFVKEAAKWDLLLSPNYYSTKIFRRAFGYEGNVMEIGYPRNDKLVTENNSRYIDKKKAELGIPKDKKVVLYAPTWRDNDFIEKGKYSFELPLDIKQMKQQLGEDFVVIIRMHYLIANSMNTTDFGDFVYNLSSYSDISDLYLVSDILITDYSSVFFDYGILKRPMIFYANDLSSYKDDLRGFYLNYYQDLPGAIIQNTSDLIAELQRIAIEDYDDIRLEEFYQKYCNVDDGEAGKKVVDYLLH, encoded by the coding sequence ATGAGTACTATAAGATTAAAGGATATCCAAATTAAAAAGGGACTATATGATTGCCAACTGGAAGTTCCAGCTGAATATAGTTTAGCGGAAGATGTTCAAGTGGTTTTGAGCTTACGTGATAGTGCAATCTATATAATAAAACAAACTCAGTGGTTGACGGATGGAACGCTTTCTTTTTATGTGGATTCAAAAGAGTTAATTTCGGCTAGTTCTATTCCATTAAATAGGATAGAAGAGGAGTTTGTTTGGAATGTTAGTGTTATATTTGATGGAAATATGACAGAAAAAATCAGAGTTGGAAAAGGGATATTTCAAGAATTAACGGATAGAATTTTACTTATGGAGCATCAAAAGATTAGTCCATATTTTACTGTGAAAGACAATTTTTCGTTGCAAATGTCTAATGAATACGATTCTTGTTTAGTTTATTTAGAATCAACTTATTGGTTAGATAACGATCTTATATTAGAGGGTACCTTGATTCAGGAGTTGGGTAAAAAGGGACGTTGTGAGTTATTAATTAAAAAAAATGATCAACTGATGTACACAAAGGAATTTAGTATCCTTCAGAACAGACAACGATTTTCTATTCTCGTTGCAAAGGATGAGTTGATTAAACTTCCTAAGGGGCAGTATCATTTTTATATTCAAGTGACTGACGAGGAAATTAGTTATGAAAGTCAGTATTTGTATCTGGAAAAAGAGAAAAATCAAATTATGGCAAGGGATTCAGAAAAGTTGGGCCTTCAATTTAACAATGTTGGTAAGGTTATTCTTGCGGTAGATGAAATTAGTTCATTGGTTAAGGTGAAGCCTAGCCCAGTCTCTGATTTTTTTGAGAAGGCAGATAGATACATTCAAAGGAATAAACGAGAAAAGTTCAAAGCTATTTTCAATCAATATAAAAATCAACCTTTTAAAGAAACGACGTATATTTTTGAAAGCTTTGGCGGACGACAATATAGTGATAGTCCTAAAGTGATTTATGATGAGTTAATTAAAAGAAAACCGAATGCTACTATTGTTTGGAGCATCGATTCGGATTTTGAAAGAGAGTTTAAGAAATTTAAGATTCCTTATGTAATAAAAGGAACAAAAAAATGGGCAACTGCTTATGCCAGAGCGCAATTTTGGATTACGAATGCTCGCTTACCCTTATGGTTTTCCAAAAATCCTCATACTCATTATATTCAGACTTGGCACGGAAGTCCTTTGAAAAAATTAGGAGTAGATATTGATAAAGTTGTGATGCCTGGTACAAGTACAAAGGCGTACAAAAAGAATTTTGTGAAAGAAGCGGCCAAATGGGATTTATTGCTAAGTCCTAATTATTACTCAACTAAGATTTTTCGTCGAGCTTTTGGTTATGAAGGGAATGTTATGGAAATTGGTTACCCTCGTAATGATAAATTAGTGACAGAAAATAATAGTCGCTATATTGATAAAAAGAAAGCAGAATTAGGGATTCCTAAGGATAAAAAAGTGGTTTTATATGCCCCCACGTGGCGAGATAATGATTTTATTGAAAAAGGGAAGTATTCGTTTGAGTTACCGTTAGATATAAAACAAATGAAGCAGCAATTAGGTGAAGATTTTGTTGTGATTATTCGGATGCATTATTTGATTGCTAATAGTATGAATACAACTGATTTTGGTGATTTTGTCTATAATTTATCTAGTTATTCAGATATTAGTGATCTCTATCTTGTTTCAGATATCTTGATTACCGACTATTCATCTGTATTTTTTGATTACGGTATTTTGAAAAGACCAATGATTTTTTATGCCAACGATTTAAGCTCATATAAAGATGATTTACGAGGCTTCTATCTGAATTATTATCAAGATTTGCCTGGAGCTATTATTCAAAATACCTCTGATTTAATTGCGGAACTCCAAAGGATAGCTATTGAGGACTATGACGATATAAGGTTAGAGGAATTCTATCAGAAGTATTGCAATGTAGACGATGGTGAGGCCGGTAAAAAAGTCGTGGATTATTTACTACATTAG
- a CDS encoding ABC transporter ATP-binding protein: MNNVNENIKVQCNLITKEYCMEKTKSARLKAMLMNSKNGIASFWSLKGVSFTAYSGDTIGIIGINGSGKSTLARIIGGLTIPSSGELKVNGEATTISIGAGLRGELTGRENIFLKGLMSGMTKKEIQSKVSTIIEFSELGEFIDQPVKSYSSGMKSRLGFAIAVHRDADILIIDEALAVGDETFYKKCVDKMMEFKKRGNTIFFISHSMGQVEKLCDQVIWIHYGELMDFGDSRTVIKKYQTFTANFKKLSKPEKENYQKNMKLRQKNFTLKKLFDKESATLETVGELSRQSKNKLSTLITLNPVGSNMTLATKFLVIALLLTILFLSVISIKEVSLVGMVKNFLFHH; encoded by the coding sequence ATGAATAATGTGAATGAGAATATAAAGGTACAATGTAATTTAATTACAAAAGAATATTGTATGGAAAAAACTAAATCTGCTCGACTAAAAGCAATGCTGATGAATAGTAAGAATGGGATTGCTAGTTTTTGGTCATTAAAAGGAGTTTCATTTACAGCCTATTCTGGAGATACGATTGGAATTATTGGAATCAATGGTTCTGGGAAATCGACTTTAGCACGGATCATTGGCGGATTGACAATTCCGTCTTCGGGGGAACTTAAGGTTAACGGAGAGGCAACTACTATTTCTATTGGAGCAGGATTGCGGGGGGAATTAACTGGTCGCGAAAATATCTTCTTAAAGGGATTAATGTCTGGTATGACCAAGAAAGAAATTCAGAGTAAAGTTTCAACGATTATTGAATTTTCTGAGCTTGGTGAATTCATTGATCAACCTGTAAAAAGTTATTCAAGCGGAATGAAATCGAGATTGGGTTTTGCGATTGCGGTTCATCGAGATGCAGATATTTTAATTATTGATGAAGCGTTGGCTGTTGGCGACGAGACTTTTTATAAAAAATGTGTGGATAAAATGATGGAATTTAAAAAAAGAGGCAACACTATTTTTTTTATTAGCCATTCTATGGGGCAAGTTGAAAAACTTTGTGACCAAGTCATTTGGATTCATTATGGTGAATTAATGGATTTTGGTGATAGTCGGACAGTTATTAAGAAATATCAGACATTTACAGCGAATTTTAAAAAATTAAGTAAGCCAGAAAAAGAAAACTACCAAAAGAATATGAAATTACGACAGAAGAATTTCACTTTGAAAAAGCTCTTTGATAAAGAAAGTGCAACTCTTGAAACAGTTGGAGAGTTATCTAGACAATCGAAAAATAAGCTTTCAACATTAATTACTTTAAATCCAGTAGGCTCTAATATGACCCTAGCAACCAAGTTTTTAGTGATAGCTTTGCTGCTGACGATTTTATTCTTATCCGTTATTAGCATAAAAGAAGTCAGCTTAGTAGGAATGGTTAAGAATTTCCTATTTCATCACTAA
- a CDS encoding class I SAM-dependent methyltransferase — MEENKYDNSAFFEQYSQMDRSIKGLAGAGEWHAFEKLMPDFKDKRVLDLGCGFGWHCIYAEEHGASSVIGIDLSEKMIAEAKKKTTSSRIQYSQQGIGEFDYSKNQFDVVLSSLAFHYLESFEEICRHVANCLVTGGDFVFSVEHPIFTAEGRQDWTYDEAGNSLNWPVDRYFMESQRTSIFLGEEVVKYHKTMTTYLNTLLLNGFEITQIVEPLPDERMLDTVPGMRDELRRPMMLLIAAKKK, encoded by the coding sequence ATGGAAGAAAATAAATATGACAATTCCGCTTTTTTTGAACAATACAGTCAGATGGATCGATCTATTAAAGGATTAGCTGGTGCGGGAGAATGGCATGCTTTTGAAAAATTAATGCCTGATTTTAAAGACAAACGAGTATTAGACTTAGGTTGTGGATTTGGCTGGCACTGTATTTATGCAGAAGAACATGGTGCCAGTTCCGTTATTGGAATAGATTTGTCAGAAAAAATGATTGCCGAAGCTAAAAAGAAAACCACTTCTAGTAGAATTCAATATAGTCAACAAGGGATTGGTGAGTTTGATTATTCAAAAAATCAATTCGATGTAGTCTTAAGTTCATTGGCTTTTCATTACTTAGAATCCTTTGAAGAAATTTGTCGACATGTTGCAAATTGCCTAGTTACTGGTGGAGATTTTGTCTTCTCAGTAGAGCATCCGATTTTTACTGCGGAAGGGCGACAAGATTGGACGTATGATGAAGCTGGAAATAGTTTGAATTGGCCGGTGGATCGTTATTTTATGGAATCTCAAAGAACAAGCATCTTCTTAGGTGAAGAAGTAGTGAAATATCATAAAACAATGACTACTTACTTAAATACTTTGCTTTTAAATGGATTTGAGATTACACAAATTGTTGAACCCTTGCCAGATGAAAGAATGTTAGATACAGTTCCGGGAATGAGAGACGAACTACGTAGACCAATGATGTTATTAATTGCAGCTAAGAAAAAATAG